From a single Sinomonas atrocyanea genomic region:
- the rplJ gene encoding 50S ribosomal protein L10: MATPTKVAAVEEITKDFQESNAAVLTEYRGLSVAQLKKLRRALGTDNKFSVVKNSLTAIAAKEAGVDAFDGQLAGPTAIAFIKGDAVAAAKSLTDFAKDNKQLVIKTGFFEGKALDASEVAALAALESRELQLARVAGVLKAPMAAAARIIDALRLKLEEEGGAPAAAEAPAAESEAPAAEEAPAAAEAAPAAAEEN, encoded by the coding sequence ATGGCAACGCCTACCAAGGTGGCAGCTGTCGAGGAGATCACCAAGGATTTCCAGGAGTCGAACGCTGCAGTCCTGACCGAATACCGTGGGCTCTCCGTCGCCCAGCTCAAGAAGCTGCGTCGTGCGCTCGGCACCGACAACAAGTTCTCGGTCGTCAAGAACTCCCTGACCGCCATCGCTGCCAAGGAAGCGGGTGTCGACGCGTTCGACGGCCAGCTTGCCGGCCCCACCGCGATCGCGTTCATCAAGGGTGACGCCGTTGCGGCCGCCAAGAGCCTGACCGACTTTGCCAAGGACAACAAGCAGCTGGTCATCAAGACCGGCTTCTTCGAGGGCAAGGCGCTCGACGCGAGCGAGGTCGCCGCACTGGCGGCCCTGGAGTCCCGCGAGCTGCAGCTCGCACGGGTTGCGGGTGTCCTCAAGGCGCCCATGGCCGCGGCTGCGCGCATCATCGACGCCCTGCGTCTCAAGCTCGAGGAGGAGGGCGGCGCTCCGGCTGCCGCCGAGGCTCCCGCTGCCGAGTCCGAGGCCCCCGCTGCTGAGGAGGCTCCGGCTGCCGCCGAGGCCGCCCCGGCCGCTGCCGAAGAGAACTGA
- the narI gene encoding respiratory nitrate reductase subunit gamma — MDVLLWGVAPYLMVLILVGGSIWRYRYDQFGWTTRSSQLYESRLLRIGSPLFHYGLVFVIAGHFVGLVIPKAWTQAVGMSEALYHALALSVGLIAGVSTLAGIVLLIVRRRRTGPVFMATTRNDKAMYVFLVGAIALGVWTTLVSAAQPGSAAFDYRETVSPWFRSLFVFQPDVASMAAAPMEFKWHTLVGMALFALWPFTRLVHALTAPFHYLFRPYIVYRTRDEGVSPGARRTRRGWETTGTRDRDR; from the coding sequence ATGGACGTCCTGCTCTGGGGCGTTGCCCCGTACCTCATGGTGCTCATCCTGGTGGGCGGCAGCATCTGGCGGTACCGGTACGACCAGTTCGGCTGGACCACCCGCTCCTCGCAGCTGTACGAGTCCCGGCTGCTGCGGATCGGATCCCCGCTCTTCCACTACGGGCTGGTCTTCGTCATCGCGGGGCACTTCGTGGGGCTGGTGATCCCCAAGGCCTGGACCCAGGCCGTCGGCATGTCCGAGGCGCTCTACCACGCGCTCGCGCTCTCCGTGGGCCTCATTGCGGGAGTCTCCACGCTGGCGGGCATCGTGCTGCTCATCGTCCGGCGGCGCCGCACGGGGCCGGTGTTCATGGCGACCACCCGCAACGACAAGGCGATGTACGTCTTCCTCGTCGGCGCGATCGCCCTCGGGGTGTGGACCACGCTCGTCTCGGCGGCCCAGCCCGGCTCGGCCGCCTTCGACTACCGGGAGACTGTGAGCCCCTGGTTCCGGTCGCTGTTCGTGTTCCAGCCCGACGTCGCCTCCATGGCGGCGGCGCCGATGGAGTTCAAGTGGCACACCCTCGTGGGCATGGCGCTCTTCGCCCTGTGGCCGTTCACCCGGCTCGTCCACGCGCTCACGGCCCCGTTCCACTACCTGTTCCGGCCCTACATCGTCTACCGCACCCGCGACGAGGGTGTGTCGCCCGGCGCCCGCCGCACCCGGCGAGGCTGGGAGACCACCGGCACCCGCGACCGGGACCGCTGA
- a CDS encoding ATP-dependent DNA ligase, with the protein MLLAELVSTADAVASTRSRKAKVEALAGLLRRIAEESPREVGTAVAMLVGKPRQGRVGVGWRGLSRTRGEAPPAAQPSITVEGFDALLDRLAATSGAGSEAVRTGLLAAFLRRATEREQRFIVGVLLGELRTGALEGVLVDALASAGGWPAALVRRAAMLSGDLGETARIALMGTEEDLRGVGLLVGRPVLPMLAASAATPAEALAATGEASVEFKLDGARIQVHRSGDDVRVFTRSLADVTHRVPEVVHVVRALPVREAILDGETLTLDEGGAPRPFQETMSRFGAERARDAVLHPWFFDVLHVDGRDLLDEPLAVRRAELARVAPGLIVPGEVTADPDTAERISREALAAGHEGVVVKAIGSLYSAGRRGSSWIKVKPVATYDLVVLAAEWGSGRRQGWLSNLHLGAYDPSGEFGEPGSLVMVGKTFKGLTDELLRWQTERFLDIEARRDGHTVFVEPTTVVEIAIDGVQRSSRYPGGVALRFARVKRYREDKDPAAADTIQSLRSLLT; encoded by the coding sequence ATGCTGCTCGCCGAGCTAGTCTCCACCGCCGACGCGGTCGCGTCCACCCGTTCCCGGAAGGCCAAGGTCGAGGCGCTCGCGGGACTCCTGCGCCGCATCGCCGAGGAGTCCCCACGCGAGGTCGGCACCGCCGTCGCCATGCTCGTCGGGAAGCCGCGCCAGGGCCGCGTCGGCGTCGGCTGGCGCGGGCTCTCCCGCACCCGCGGCGAGGCACCGCCCGCAGCCCAGCCCTCGATCACGGTGGAAGGCTTCGACGCACTGCTCGACCGCCTCGCCGCGACATCGGGGGCGGGGTCCGAGGCGGTGCGCACCGGGCTGCTGGCAGCGTTCCTGCGGCGCGCCACGGAACGCGAGCAGCGGTTCATCGTCGGCGTGCTGCTCGGCGAGCTGCGCACGGGGGCCCTCGAGGGCGTGCTCGTGGACGCTCTCGCGAGCGCCGGGGGCTGGCCGGCCGCGCTGGTCCGGCGCGCGGCGATGCTCTCGGGCGATCTGGGGGAGACGGCGCGGATCGCGCTCATGGGGACCGAGGAGGACCTGCGCGGCGTCGGCCTCCTCGTCGGCCGGCCGGTGCTGCCCATGCTCGCCGCCTCGGCGGCGACGCCCGCCGAGGCCCTGGCCGCCACCGGGGAGGCCTCGGTCGAGTTCAAGCTCGACGGCGCCCGGATCCAGGTCCACCGCTCAGGCGACGACGTGCGCGTCTTCACCCGGAGCCTGGCCGACGTCACCCACCGGGTGCCCGAGGTCGTCCACGTGGTGCGTGCGCTGCCCGTGCGCGAGGCCATCCTCGACGGCGAGACGCTCACCCTCGATGAGGGCGGGGCGCCCAGGCCGTTCCAGGAGACCATGTCCCGCTTCGGCGCCGAGCGGGCGCGCGATGCCGTCCTGCACCCCTGGTTCTTCGACGTGCTGCACGTCGACGGGCGTGACCTCCTCGACGAGCCCCTGGCCGTGCGCCGCGCCGAGCTGGCGAGGGTCGCGCCGGGCCTCATCGTCCCGGGCGAGGTCACCGCCGACCCGGACACGGCCGAACGGATCTCCCGGGAAGCGCTCGCCGCCGGCCACGAAGGGGTGGTGGTGAAGGCCATCGGCTCCCTCTACTCTGCCGGGCGCCGGGGCTCGAGCTGGATCAAGGTCAAGCCGGTGGCGACGTACGACCTCGTGGTGCTCGCCGCAGAGTGGGGCAGCGGCCGCCGGCAGGGCTGGCTCTCGAACCTTCATCTCGGCGCCTACGATCCGAGCGGCGAGTTCGGCGAGCCCGGCAGCCTCGTGATGGTCGGGAAGACGTTCAAGGGCCTCACGGACGAGCTCCTGCGGTGGCAGACCGAACGGTTCCTGGACATCGAGGCGCGCCGCGACGGCCACACGGTCTTCGTCGAGCCCACCACGGTCGTCGAGATCGCCATCGACGGCGTGCAGCGGTCGAGCCGCTACCCCGGCGGCGTCGCACTGCGGTTCGCGCGCGTGAAGCGGTACCGGGAGGACAAGGACCCCGCGGCTGCCGACACCATCCAGTCGCTGCGGTCTCTGCTGACGTAG
- the narH gene encoding nitrate reductase subunit beta translates to MRIMAQVGMVMNLDKCIGCHTCSVTCKQAWTNRAGTEYVWFNNVETRPGQGYPRRYEDQERWRGGWELNRRGRLRLKGGGRVKKLLGIFASPVQPELADYYEPWTYDYKTLIEAPLGDDFPVARPKSLITGEDTKITWSANWDDDLGGSMQNGELDPIVAKLRTESNEKIRFEFEKTFMFYLPRICEHCLNPSCMASCPSGAIYKRAEDGIVLVDQDRCRGWRQCITGCPYKKMYFNHKSGKAEKCTFCYPRIEIGLPTVCSETCVGRLRYLGIFLYDADAVTAAASTPDPKDLYQAQLDLLLDPNDPEVIAAARHAGIPEDWMDAARRSPIYKLAKVYRVALPLHPEYRTMPMVWYIPPLSPIVDLLSSQGHDAEAAGTLFGAIDALRIPSAYLAELFTAGDTEVIDGVLRRLAGMRAYMRGISLGTGADESIAANIGMEGKTVQEMYRLMAIAKYNERYVIPTAHVEQAHGLEEMGCSLDFEDGPGMYPSDAFGEGSGKPVPVAVETFYALKERQTTDSEVQPGSLRGRVNLLNWDGRGVPEGIFPPKGDGSASE, encoded by the coding sequence ATGAGGATCATGGCCCAAGTCGGGATGGTGATGAACCTGGACAAGTGCATCGGGTGCCACACGTGCTCGGTGACGTGCAAGCAGGCGTGGACCAACCGCGCCGGCACGGAGTACGTCTGGTTCAACAATGTCGAGACGAGGCCCGGACAGGGCTATCCGCGCAGGTACGAGGACCAGGAGCGATGGCGCGGCGGGTGGGAGCTGAACCGGCGTGGGCGCCTCCGCCTCAAGGGCGGTGGCCGCGTGAAGAAGCTCCTCGGCATCTTCGCGAGTCCAGTCCAGCCCGAGCTCGCGGACTACTACGAACCCTGGACCTATGACTACAAGACGCTCATCGAGGCGCCCCTCGGCGACGACTTTCCCGTGGCGCGCCCCAAGTCCCTCATCACTGGCGAGGACACGAAGATCACGTGGAGCGCCAACTGGGACGACGACCTCGGTGGGTCCATGCAGAACGGAGAGCTCGATCCCATCGTCGCCAAGCTGCGCACTGAGTCGAACGAGAAGATCAGGTTCGAGTTCGAGAAGACCTTCATGTTCTACCTGCCGCGCATCTGCGAGCACTGCCTGAACCCCTCGTGCATGGCCTCGTGCCCCTCGGGCGCGATCTACAAGCGGGCCGAGGACGGGATCGTGCTCGTCGACCAGGACCGCTGCCGCGGCTGGCGCCAGTGCATCACGGGATGCCCCTACAAGAAGATGTACTTCAACCACAAGAGCGGCAAGGCCGAGAAGTGCACCTTCTGCTATCCCCGCATCGAGATCGGCCTGCCCACCGTGTGCTCGGAGACGTGCGTGGGCCGTCTGCGGTACTTGGGGATCTTCCTGTACGACGCCGATGCCGTCACGGCGGCGGCCTCGACCCCCGATCCGAAGGACCTGTACCAGGCCCAGCTCGACCTGCTCCTCGACCCCAACGACCCGGAGGTCATCGCGGCCGCGCGCCACGCCGGGATCCCGGAGGACTGGATGGACGCGGCGCGGCGGTCCCCGATCTACAAGCTGGCCAAGGTCTACCGGGTGGCCCTTCCCCTGCACCCCGAGTACCGCACCATGCCGATGGTCTGGTACATCCCCCCGCTCTCCCCGATCGTCGACCTGCTCTCGAGCCAGGGGCACGACGCCGAGGCCGCCGGCACCCTCTTCGGCGCGATCGACGCGCTGCGGATCCCTTCGGCCTACCTCGCCGAACTGTTCACCGCCGGGGACACGGAGGTTATCGACGGCGTCCTGCGTCGACTCGCCGGCATGAGGGCCTACATGCGGGGGATCTCGCTCGGAACCGGGGCTGACGAGTCGATCGCCGCGAACATCGGCATGGAGGGGAAGACCGTCCAGGAGATGTACCGGCTCATGGCGATCGCGAAGTACAACGAGCGCTACGTCATTCCGACCGCGCACGTGGAGCAGGCGCACGGCCTCGAGGAGATGGGGTGCTCCCTCGACTTCGAGGACGGGCCCGGCATGTACCCCTCGGACGCCTTCGGCGAGGGCAGCGGCAAGCCTGTGCCGGTCGCCGTCGAGACGTTCTATGCGCTCAAGGAGCGCCAGACCACCGACAGCGAGGTCCAGCCCGGGTCCCTGCGCGGCCGCGTGAACCTGCTCAACTGGGACGGCCGCGGTGTCCCGGAAGGCATCTTCCCGCCGAAGGGGGACGGCAGTGCGAGCGAGTGA
- a CDS encoding MFS transporter, whose translation MSTRDPSPRPTAGAAAQDTARPGAARNLTLATLASVVGFWGWTVIAPLGTRYAHDLGLNAAQTGALVAMPVLVGAVGRVPVGVLTDKFGGRRLLILILVLTAPLVLLVALAGSLKSYGLLLGVGFFLGVAGTVFTAGIPFSAAWYPKTRQGFATGIFGMGMGGTALSAFLTPRLVTAFGYWPTHVIIAVLLVVTAAIVFFFMRESPTWTPVTHGSFGKLVAAARMPVTWQLCFLYAVVFGGFVSFSTYLPTYLRDIYSFDLTAAGTRTAGFALAAVIARPIGGIIADRIGPRSVVLVSLAGVAVLAFVVNMQPPPEVPTGLTFLAMAAALGLGTGGVFAWVGRQAPAGTVGAVTGVVSAAGGLGGYFPPLVMGATYNAQQHSYAIGLLLLVATALVALVLAALMGRSRAVQSR comes from the coding sequence GTGAGCACACGAGATCCCTCTCCCCGCCCCACGGCCGGTGCCGCCGCCCAGGACACGGCACGGCCCGGCGCAGCCCGCAACCTGACCCTGGCCACCCTCGCCTCGGTGGTGGGCTTCTGGGGCTGGACGGTGATCGCGCCCCTCGGCACCCGCTACGCGCATGACCTAGGGCTCAACGCGGCGCAGACGGGCGCGCTCGTCGCCATGCCAGTGCTCGTCGGCGCGGTCGGCCGCGTGCCCGTCGGCGTCCTGACCGACAAATTCGGCGGCCGGCGCCTCCTGATCCTCATCCTCGTGCTGACCGCACCTCTCGTCCTGCTCGTCGCGCTCGCGGGCAGCCTGAAGTCATACGGGCTCCTGCTCGGCGTCGGATTCTTCCTCGGCGTCGCAGGAACGGTGTTCACCGCCGGAATCCCGTTCTCGGCAGCGTGGTACCCGAAGACCCGGCAGGGGTTCGCGACCGGCATCTTCGGGATGGGCATGGGCGGCACCGCGCTCTCGGCCTTCCTGACTCCCCGACTGGTCACGGCCTTCGGCTACTGGCCCACGCACGTCATCATCGCCGTCCTCCTCGTGGTCACGGCGGCGATCGTCTTCTTCTTCATGCGCGAGTCCCCGACATGGACCCCGGTCACGCACGGCAGCTTCGGCAAGCTCGTCGCCGCCGCCAGGATGCCCGTCACCTGGCAGCTCTGCTTCCTCTACGCCGTGGTCTTCGGCGGCTTCGTCTCGTTCAGCACCTATCTGCCCACCTACCTGAGGGACATCTACAGCTTCGACCTCACGGCCGCCGGGACGCGCACGGCAGGCTTCGCACTCGCCGCTGTCATCGCGCGGCCGATCGGCGGCATCATCGCCGACCGCATCGGGCCGAGGTCGGTGGTGCTCGTATCGCTCGCCGGTGTCGCGGTCCTGGCCTTCGTCGTGAACATGCAGCCGCCCCCCGAGGTCCCCACGGGGCTGACCTTCCTGGCCATGGCTGCGGCGCTCGGCCTCGGCACCGGTGGCGTCTTCGCCTGGGTCGGCAGGCAGGCTCCTGCGGGGACGGTCGGCGCGGTCACCGGGGTCGTCAGCGCGGCAGGGGGGCTCGGCGGGTACTTCCCGCCGCTCGTCATGGGAGCCACGTACAACGCACAGCAGCATTCGTACGCGATCGGTCTGCTGCTCCTCGTCGCCACGGCGCTCGTGGCCCTCGTGCTGGCGGCCCTCATGGGCCGCAGCCGCGCAGTCCAATCCCGTTGA
- a CDS encoding nitrate reductase subunit alpha: protein MAAGPIRPGLDGSASDAMLAMGRFFTRWEETDDGRAVFREGGRAGDVFYRDRWSHDKVVRSTHGVNCTGSCSWKVYVKDGIITWESQQTDYPSVGPDRPEYEPRGCPRGAAFSWYTYSPTRVRYPYVRGPLLEMYREAKQRLRDPVAAWADIVSDPERRRRYQKARGKGGLVRASWNEAIEIAAAAHVHTIKAYGPDRCSGFSPIPAMSIVSHCVGTRFIQLIGGVMTSFYDWYADLPVASPQVFGDQTDVPESGDWWDSTYLMMWGSNVPVTRTPDAHWMTEVRYRGTKVVVVSPDYADNTKFADEWMAPQAGTDAALAMAMGHVILKEFYLDREVPFFTDFAKRYTDLPFLITLVDSQDGTGLVPGKFLTAADLPGHEHEADSAWKTVLLDAGTGEPVVPNGSIGFRYNSADEGRWNLDLGSVDPLLSAADGGGVAPPSEVAEVMFPCFEAADGSGSVLRRGVPVRTVAGKTVTTVFDLMLAQYGVARPGLPGEWPTGYGDASVPYTPAWQEGITNVPMAQCLRVAREFAKNAEDSNGRSMVIMGAGICQWFHGDVTYRSILSLLLLTGSMGRNGGGWAHYVGQEKTRPLTGWVSLANALDWSRPPRTMTGTSYWYMHTGQWRNDGYSAASLASPLAEGNLDGMHTADAIAQSARLGWMPFYPQFDRNPLDIADEARAAVEAGAAESEAAYVAAQLKGGSLHSAIDDVDAPENWPRTLVLWRSNLLGSSAKGNEYFLKNLLGTHHSVMGTALESQMPHPRDVAWREETPEGKLDLLMSADFRMTSTTLLSDIVFPAATWYEKHDLSSTDMHPYVHAFSPAIDPPWETKTDFDMFHQLAQEFSRLARTHLGTRRDLVTVPLQHDTPGQIAQPGGVVRDWRDPGVPAVPGVTMPQVSVVERDYTAIGQKIAAIGPLAAEKGFTVKGVTFELDHALNRLARANGVMSHGVAAGLPAIDTDAKLAEAILTFSGTTNGALAVQGFKELERRTGRRLADLAEGSEEKAIRFADTQAAPVPVITSPEWSGSETGGRRYAPFTINVERLKPWHTLTGRMHFFLDHDWMRDLGEALPIYRPPLDMHRLFGEPRLGQDGMEVTVRFLTPHSKWSIHSEYQDNLFMLSLSRGGPTCWMSADDAAAVGVEDNDWIECVNANGVFVGRAIVSHRMPTGVVYVYHAQERTIDVPKSEATGRRGGIHNSATRLLVKPTHLIGGYAQLAYAFNYLGPTGNQRDMVSTIRKRSQEVTY from the coding sequence ATGGCAGCCGGACCGATCCGACCAGGACTCGATGGCAGTGCCTCCGATGCGATGCTCGCGATGGGGCGCTTCTTCACCCGATGGGAGGAGACAGACGACGGGCGCGCGGTGTTCCGCGAAGGCGGGCGCGCGGGAGACGTGTTCTACCGCGACAGGTGGAGCCACGACAAGGTGGTCCGTTCGACCCACGGGGTGAACTGCACCGGCTCGTGCTCGTGGAAGGTGTACGTCAAGGACGGCATCATCACCTGGGAATCGCAGCAGACCGACTACCCCTCCGTGGGGCCGGACCGGCCGGAATACGAGCCGAGGGGCTGCCCCCGGGGTGCGGCGTTCTCCTGGTACACGTACTCGCCGACCCGCGTCCGCTACCCCTACGTGCGCGGGCCGCTGCTCGAGATGTACCGCGAGGCCAAGCAGCGGCTGCGAGACCCGGTGGCCGCATGGGCGGACATCGTCTCAGACCCGGAGCGGCGCCGCCGCTACCAGAAGGCCCGCGGCAAGGGCGGCCTCGTGCGAGCGAGCTGGAACGAAGCCATCGAGATCGCCGCCGCCGCCCACGTCCATACGATCAAGGCCTACGGGCCCGACCGCTGTTCGGGATTCTCGCCGATCCCGGCCATGTCGATCGTGAGCCACTGCGTCGGCACCCGGTTCATCCAGCTCATCGGCGGCGTCATGACGAGCTTCTACGACTGGTATGCGGACCTGCCGGTCGCGAGCCCGCAGGTGTTCGGGGACCAGACCGACGTCCCGGAATCGGGGGACTGGTGGGACTCCACCTACCTCATGATGTGGGGCTCGAACGTCCCGGTCACCCGCACCCCGGACGCGCACTGGATGACGGAAGTCCGCTACCGCGGTACCAAGGTGGTGGTGGTCAGCCCTGACTACGCGGACAACACGAAGTTCGCCGACGAGTGGATGGCCCCGCAGGCAGGCACAGATGCGGCGCTCGCCATGGCCATGGGGCACGTGATCCTCAAGGAGTTCTATCTCGACCGTGAGGTGCCGTTCTTCACCGACTTCGCCAAGCGGTACACCGACCTGCCCTTCCTCATCACCCTCGTCGACTCCCAGGACGGCACTGGCCTTGTGCCCGGCAAGTTCCTTACTGCCGCGGACCTGCCCGGGCATGAACACGAGGCCGATTCGGCCTGGAAGACCGTCCTGCTCGATGCCGGCACCGGGGAGCCCGTGGTGCCCAACGGTTCGATCGGCTTCCGCTACAACTCCGCCGACGAGGGCCGGTGGAACCTCGATCTCGGCAGCGTCGACCCGCTGCTGTCCGCGGCCGACGGCGGCGGGGTGGCTCCGCCGTCGGAAGTCGCCGAGGTGATGTTCCCGTGCTTCGAGGCGGCAGACGGCTCGGGGTCCGTCCTGCGCCGCGGCGTTCCCGTGCGGACGGTGGCCGGCAAGACGGTCACCACCGTCTTCGACCTCATGCTCGCCCAGTACGGCGTAGCGCGTCCCGGCCTGCCGGGGGAGTGGCCCACAGGCTATGGCGACGCCTCGGTGCCCTACACCCCCGCGTGGCAGGAAGGCATCACCAACGTGCCCATGGCCCAGTGCCTGCGGGTTGCACGTGAGTTCGCGAAGAATGCCGAGGACTCCAACGGCCGCTCGATGGTGATCATGGGGGCGGGCATCTGCCAGTGGTTCCACGGAGACGTGACCTACCGCTCGATCCTCTCGCTCCTGCTGCTCACGGGCTCGATGGGCCGCAACGGGGGCGGCTGGGCGCACTATGTGGGCCAGGAGAAGACGAGGCCGCTCACCGGCTGGGTCTCCCTCGCGAACGCGCTCGACTGGTCGCGGCCGCCGCGCACCATGACGGGAACGTCGTACTGGTACATGCACACCGGCCAGTGGCGCAATGACGGGTACTCGGCCGCGTCCCTCGCCTCTCCGCTGGCCGAGGGGAACCTCGACGGAATGCACACCGCGGACGCGATCGCGCAGTCCGCCAGACTCGGCTGGATGCCCTTCTACCCGCAGTTCGACCGCAACCCGCTGGACATCGCCGACGAGGCGCGGGCGGCCGTCGAGGCCGGCGCGGCGGAGTCCGAGGCCGCCTATGTCGCGGCGCAGCTCAAGGGCGGCTCCCTGCACTCAGCGATCGATGACGTCGATGCCCCGGAGAACTGGCCCCGCACGCTCGTGCTCTGGCGCTCGAACCTCCTGGGCTCGTCCGCGAAGGGCAATGAGTACTTCCTCAAGAACCTCCTCGGCACCCACCACAGCGTGATGGGCACTGCGCTCGAGTCGCAGATGCCGCACCCGAGGGACGTGGCCTGGCGGGAGGAGACGCCGGAGGGCAAGCTCGATCTGCTCATGTCGGCAGACTTCCGCATGACCTCGACGACGCTCCTCTCCGACATCGTCTTCCCGGCCGCGACGTGGTACGAGAAGCACGACCTCTCCTCGACGGACATGCATCCCTACGTCCACGCCTTCAGCCCTGCGATCGATCCGCCATGGGAGACGAAGACGGACTTCGACATGTTCCACCAGCTCGCCCAGGAGTTCTCCCGCCTGGCACGCACACACCTCGGAACGCGGCGCGACCTCGTCACCGTCCCGCTCCAGCACGACACACCCGGACAGATCGCGCAGCCCGGCGGCGTGGTGCGCGATTGGCGTGACCCGGGCGTGCCAGCCGTGCCCGGCGTGACCATGCCCCAGGTGAGCGTCGTGGAGCGCGACTACACCGCGATCGGGCAGAAGATCGCGGCCATCGGCCCGCTCGCCGCGGAGAAGGGGTTCACGGTCAAAGGGGTCACGTTCGAGCTGGACCACGCCCTCAACCGGCTCGCCCGGGCCAACGGGGTCATGTCCCACGGAGTTGCGGCCGGCCTGCCGGCGATCGACACCGATGCGAAGCTCGCCGAGGCGATCCTGACCTTCTCCGGGACCACGAACGGCGCGCTCGCGGTCCAGGGGTTCAAGGAGCTCGAACGCCGCACCGGGCGCCGGCTCGCGGACCTCGCTGAGGGGTCCGAAGAGAAGGCCATCCGGTTCGCGGACACCCAGGCGGCCCCGGTCCCGGTCATCACGTCGCCGGAGTGGTCCGGGTCCGAGACCGGCGGGCGCCGGTACGCGCCGTTCACCATCAACGTCGAGCGACTCAAGCCCTGGCACACGCTCACGGGCCGGATGCACTTCTTCCTCGACCACGATTGGATGAGGGACCTCGGCGAGGCCCTGCCCATCTACCGCCCGCCACTGGACATGCATCGGCTGTTCGGGGAGCCGCGGCTCGGACAGGACGGCATGGAGGTCACCGTCAGGTTCCTCACGCCGCACAGCAAGTGGTCGATCCACTCCGAGTACCAGGACAACCTGTTCATGCTCTCGCTCTCGCGCGGTGGCCCCACCTGCTGGATGAGCGCCGACGACGCCGCCGCGGTCGGCGTCGAGGACAATGACTGGATCGAGTGCGTCAACGCCAACGGGGTGTTCGTCGGCCGGGCCATCGTGAGCCACCGCATGCCGACCGGCGTCGTGTACGTGTACCACGCCCAGGAGCGCACGATTGACGTGCCGAAGTCGGAGGCCACGGGCCGGCGCGGTGGCATCCACAACTCGGCCACCCGCCTCCTCGTCAAGCCGACCCACCTCATCGGCGGCTACGCCCAGCTCGCCTACGCGTTCAACTACCTTGGCCCGACTGGCAACCAGCGGGACATGGTCAGCACTATCCGCAAGCGATCCCAGGAGGTCACGTACTGA
- the narJ gene encoding nitrate reductase molybdenum cofactor assembly chaperone, with product MRASDSHRRVLYAAAAALLDYPGPRVRGMLPTVRAALAELPGPLPRLLEGTAAQIADDGEAVACRRYVDTFDLSRRHALHLSYWTDGDTRRRGETLGKFKQRYRESGWLVNLGGELPDFLPLVLEFTARVDFAAGRDLLQEYRASVELLRIELAADSPVYAPVLEAICATLPGPSPTSRAEAMALAGPPPVEQVGLEPFDPRLLPLAERRSGAPRELAEGAR from the coding sequence GTGCGAGCGAGTGACTCTCACCGCCGCGTCCTGTACGCGGCGGCCGCTGCGCTGCTCGACTACCCGGGTCCCCGCGTCCGCGGGATGCTGCCTACGGTGCGCGCGGCGCTCGCCGAGCTTCCCGGACCGCTGCCGCGGCTCCTCGAGGGGACCGCGGCGCAGATCGCGGACGACGGCGAGGCGGTCGCCTGTCGCCGCTACGTCGATACCTTCGACCTCTCGCGCAGGCACGCCCTCCATCTGTCCTATTGGACGGACGGCGACACGAGGCGTCGCGGCGAGACGCTCGGGAAGTTCAAGCAGCGCTATCGGGAGAGCGGCTGGCTTGTGAACCTGGGCGGCGAGCTGCCGGACTTCCTGCCCCTCGTCCTGGAGTTCACCGCGCGCGTGGACTTCGCCGCCGGCCGTGATCTCCTCCAGGAGTACCGGGCCAGCGTCGAGCTGCTGCGGATCGAACTCGCCGCCGACTCGCCCGTGTACGCCCCTGTCCTCGAGGCCATCTGCGCGACCCTGCCCGGCCCCTCGCCGACCAGTCGGGCAGAGGCGATGGCGCTCGCCGGGCCGCCGCCCGTCGAGCAGGTTGGCCTCGAACCGTTCGACCCGCGCCTGCTGCCGCTCGCCGAGCGACGGTCCGGGGCGCCGCGGGAACTTGCGGAAGGAGCGCGCTGA